One window of the Benincasa hispida cultivar B227 chromosome 3, ASM972705v1, whole genome shotgun sequence genome contains the following:
- the LOC120074669 gene encoding calmodulin-lysine N-methyltransferase isoform X1: MMDSNKPILKASSLRWKILRQALIPRSSSRNGILKFFLFSITVCRHLLPILHFAVSTEDQDELDTRRISRRTTNGFNLIPSFITDDIGDEGAGGSSVSHCFDHRRDRRVCYTLPIDGASKLFLKQRMDDVADLDDFKICNKYDIDNTGLVCHWPSEDVLAYFCLLHPDLFRCKRVIELGSGYGFAGLVVAASTEASEVVITDGNPQVVEYIQNNIAMNSRAFGGTRVDSLTLHWNQENVSNISGSFDLVIASDCTFFKEYHRGLARMVMSLLKKAESSEAIFFSPKRGDSLVKFLEEIKANGLHFSVTEKYDAEVWKLHEKFSNGDDSWPGYEKDHCYPLLSKQRSSVLSKGR, translated from the exons ATGATGGATAGCAACAAACCGATCCTCAAGGCTTCATCTCTGAGATGGAAAATTCTCCGTCAAGCGCTTATTCCTCGTTCTTCCTCCCGCAATGGTATCcttaagttttttcttttctccatcaCTGTTTGCAGACATTTACTTCCGATTCTACATTTCGCCGTTTCGACAGAGGATCAGGATGAACTGGACACGAGGCGTATTTCTCGGAGGACGACGAACGGCTTCaatttgattccttcatttATAACGGACGACATTGGAGACGAAGGCGCGGGTGGTTCTTCTGTATCTCATTGCTTCGATCACCGTCGGGATCGTCGTGTGTGCTATACCTTACCTATCGATGGAGCGTCCAAACTTTTCCTCAA GCAAAGAATGGACGATGTTGCTGACCTTGATGACTTCAAGATCTGTAATAAATATGACATTGACAACACCGGGCTTGTTT GTCATTGGCCATCAGAAGATGTTCTTGCTTACTTCTGTTTGTTGCATCCGGACCTATTTAG ATGTAAGAGAGTAATTGAGCTTGGATCTGGCTATGGCTTCGCTGGATTAGTTGTTGCTGCAAGTACAGAAGCGTCAGAAGTTGTTATCACAGATGGAAATCCTCAAGTAGTTGAAT ATATTCAGAATAATATAGCAATGAACTCTAGAGCGTTTGGTGGCACCAGGGTAGATTCTTTGACATTGCATTGGAATCAGGAAAATGTCTCAAATATTTCTGGCAGTTTTGATCTCGTTATTGCCAGTGACTG CACTTTTTTCAAAGAATACCATAGAGGTCTTGCTCGAATGGTCATGTCCTTGTTGAAGAAAGCAGAGTCATCAGAAGCTATATTTTTCAGCCCCAAAAGAGGTGACTCACTTGTGAAGTTTCTAGAAGAAATCAAAGCCAATGGCTTGCATTTCAGTGTGACAGAGAAGTATGATGCTGAAGTTTGGAAACTACACGAGAAATTCTCTAATGGTGATGATTCCTGGCCTGGATATGAAAAGGATCATTGCTATCCATTATTG AGTAAACAAAGGTCTTCTGTTCTGTCAAAAGGAAGATAG
- the LOC120074669 gene encoding calmodulin-lysine N-methyltransferase isoform X2: MMDSNKPILKASSLRWKILRQALIPRSSSRNGILKFFLFSITVCRHLLPILHFAVSTEDQDELDTRRISRRTTNGFNLIPSFITDDIGDEGAGGSSVSHCFDHRRDRRVCYTLPIDGASKLFLKQRMDDVADLDDFKICNKYDIDNTGLVCHWPSEDVLAYFCLLHPDLFRCKRVIELGSGYGFAGLVVAASTEASEVVITDGNPQVVEYIQNNIAMNSRAFGGTRVDSLTLHWNQENVSNISGSFDLVIASDCTFFKEYHRGLARMVMSLLKKAESSEAIFFSPKRGDSLVKFLEEIKANGLHFSVTEKYDAEVWKLHEKFSNGDDSWPGYEKDHCYPLLVRITL, encoded by the exons ATGATGGATAGCAACAAACCGATCCTCAAGGCTTCATCTCTGAGATGGAAAATTCTCCGTCAAGCGCTTATTCCTCGTTCTTCCTCCCGCAATGGTATCcttaagttttttcttttctccatcaCTGTTTGCAGACATTTACTTCCGATTCTACATTTCGCCGTTTCGACAGAGGATCAGGATGAACTGGACACGAGGCGTATTTCTCGGAGGACGACGAACGGCTTCaatttgattccttcatttATAACGGACGACATTGGAGACGAAGGCGCGGGTGGTTCTTCTGTATCTCATTGCTTCGATCACCGTCGGGATCGTCGTGTGTGCTATACCTTACCTATCGATGGAGCGTCCAAACTTTTCCTCAA GCAAAGAATGGACGATGTTGCTGACCTTGATGACTTCAAGATCTGTAATAAATATGACATTGACAACACCGGGCTTGTTT GTCATTGGCCATCAGAAGATGTTCTTGCTTACTTCTGTTTGTTGCATCCGGACCTATTTAG ATGTAAGAGAGTAATTGAGCTTGGATCTGGCTATGGCTTCGCTGGATTAGTTGTTGCTGCAAGTACAGAAGCGTCAGAAGTTGTTATCACAGATGGAAATCCTCAAGTAGTTGAAT ATATTCAGAATAATATAGCAATGAACTCTAGAGCGTTTGGTGGCACCAGGGTAGATTCTTTGACATTGCATTGGAATCAGGAAAATGTCTCAAATATTTCTGGCAGTTTTGATCTCGTTATTGCCAGTGACTG CACTTTTTTCAAAGAATACCATAGAGGTCTTGCTCGAATGGTCATGTCCTTGTTGAAGAAAGCAGAGTCATCAGAAGCTATATTTTTCAGCCCCAAAAGAGGTGACTCACTTGTGAAGTTTCTAGAAGAAATCAAAGCCAATGGCTTGCATTTCAGTGTGACAGAGAAGTATGATGCTGAAGTTTGGAAACTACACGAGAAATTCTCTAATGGTGATGATTCCTGGCCTGGATATGAAAAGGATCATTGCTATCCATTATTGGTCAGAATTACTCTCTGA
- the LOC120074669 gene encoding calmodulin-lysine N-methyltransferase isoform X4 — protein MMDSNKPILKASSLRWKILRQALIPRSSSRNEDQDELDTRRISRRTTNGFNLIPSFITDDIGDEGAGGSSVSHCFDHRRDRRVCYTLPIDGASKLFLKQRMDDVADLDDFKICNKYDIDNTGLVCHWPSEDVLAYFCLLHPDLFRCKRVIELGSGYGFAGLVVAASTEASEVVITDGNPQVVEYIQNNIAMNSRAFGGTRVDSLTLHWNQENVSNISGSFDLVIASDCTFFKEYHRGLARMVMSLLKKAESSEAIFFSPKRGDSLVKFLEEIKANGLHFSVTEKYDAEVWKLHEKFSNGDDSWPGYEKDHCYPLLVRITL, from the exons ATGATGGATAGCAACAAACCGATCCTCAAGGCTTCATCTCTGAGATGGAAAATTCTCCGTCAAGCGCTTATTCCTCGTTCTTCCTCCCGCAATG AGGATCAGGATGAACTGGACACGAGGCGTATTTCTCGGAGGACGACGAACGGCTTCaatttgattccttcatttATAACGGACGACATTGGAGACGAAGGCGCGGGTGGTTCTTCTGTATCTCATTGCTTCGATCACCGTCGGGATCGTCGTGTGTGCTATACCTTACCTATCGATGGAGCGTCCAAACTTTTCCTCAA GCAAAGAATGGACGATGTTGCTGACCTTGATGACTTCAAGATCTGTAATAAATATGACATTGACAACACCGGGCTTGTTT GTCATTGGCCATCAGAAGATGTTCTTGCTTACTTCTGTTTGTTGCATCCGGACCTATTTAG ATGTAAGAGAGTAATTGAGCTTGGATCTGGCTATGGCTTCGCTGGATTAGTTGTTGCTGCAAGTACAGAAGCGTCAGAAGTTGTTATCACAGATGGAAATCCTCAAGTAGTTGAAT ATATTCAGAATAATATAGCAATGAACTCTAGAGCGTTTGGTGGCACCAGGGTAGATTCTTTGACATTGCATTGGAATCAGGAAAATGTCTCAAATATTTCTGGCAGTTTTGATCTCGTTATTGCCAGTGACTG CACTTTTTTCAAAGAATACCATAGAGGTCTTGCTCGAATGGTCATGTCCTTGTTGAAGAAAGCAGAGTCATCAGAAGCTATATTTTTCAGCCCCAAAAGAGGTGACTCACTTGTGAAGTTTCTAGAAGAAATCAAAGCCAATGGCTTGCATTTCAGTGTGACAGAGAAGTATGATGCTGAAGTTTGGAAACTACACGAGAAATTCTCTAATGGTGATGATTCCTGGCCTGGATATGAAAAGGATCATTGCTATCCATTATTGGTCAGAATTACTCTCTGA
- the LOC120074669 gene encoding calmodulin-lysine N-methyltransferase isoform X3 — protein sequence MMDSNKPILKASSLRWKILRQALIPRSSSRNEDQDELDTRRISRRTTNGFNLIPSFITDDIGDEGAGGSSVSHCFDHRRDRRVCYTLPIDGASKLFLKQRMDDVADLDDFKICNKYDIDNTGLVCHWPSEDVLAYFCLLHPDLFRCKRVIELGSGYGFAGLVVAASTEASEVVITDGNPQVVEYIQNNIAMNSRAFGGTRVDSLTLHWNQENVSNISGSFDLVIASDCTFFKEYHRGLARMVMSLLKKAESSEAIFFSPKRGDSLVKFLEEIKANGLHFSVTEKYDAEVWKLHEKFSNGDDSWPGYEKDHCYPLLSKQRSSVLSKGR from the exons ATGATGGATAGCAACAAACCGATCCTCAAGGCTTCATCTCTGAGATGGAAAATTCTCCGTCAAGCGCTTATTCCTCGTTCTTCCTCCCGCAATG AGGATCAGGATGAACTGGACACGAGGCGTATTTCTCGGAGGACGACGAACGGCTTCaatttgattccttcatttATAACGGACGACATTGGAGACGAAGGCGCGGGTGGTTCTTCTGTATCTCATTGCTTCGATCACCGTCGGGATCGTCGTGTGTGCTATACCTTACCTATCGATGGAGCGTCCAAACTTTTCCTCAA GCAAAGAATGGACGATGTTGCTGACCTTGATGACTTCAAGATCTGTAATAAATATGACATTGACAACACCGGGCTTGTTT GTCATTGGCCATCAGAAGATGTTCTTGCTTACTTCTGTTTGTTGCATCCGGACCTATTTAG ATGTAAGAGAGTAATTGAGCTTGGATCTGGCTATGGCTTCGCTGGATTAGTTGTTGCTGCAAGTACAGAAGCGTCAGAAGTTGTTATCACAGATGGAAATCCTCAAGTAGTTGAAT ATATTCAGAATAATATAGCAATGAACTCTAGAGCGTTTGGTGGCACCAGGGTAGATTCTTTGACATTGCATTGGAATCAGGAAAATGTCTCAAATATTTCTGGCAGTTTTGATCTCGTTATTGCCAGTGACTG CACTTTTTTCAAAGAATACCATAGAGGTCTTGCTCGAATGGTCATGTCCTTGTTGAAGAAAGCAGAGTCATCAGAAGCTATATTTTTCAGCCCCAAAAGAGGTGACTCACTTGTGAAGTTTCTAGAAGAAATCAAAGCCAATGGCTTGCATTTCAGTGTGACAGAGAAGTATGATGCTGAAGTTTGGAAACTACACGAGAAATTCTCTAATGGTGATGATTCCTGGCCTGGATATGAAAAGGATCATTGCTATCCATTATTG AGTAAACAAAGGTCTTCTGTTCTGTCAAAAGGAAGATAG